Proteins encoded within one genomic window of Amycolatopsis sp. 2-15:
- a CDS encoding alginate O-acetyltransferase AlgX-related protein: MASKSPQLPAVHEAYLPREHALHRPRHGRRQLTALICALLFFTTPTLLWVFGVRPTEIENHKLAGFPSIGDGFGFFTGLPTWAVDQLSFRASAINAADGVSRSIFGEDAPLDQGSSSDSGPIPAPPLQQPGAPNQGPAAPTLPGSNQAGYRKVVQGLDGWLYYGYDAESKCTPAQDIDTTLKKVNELRTAVEASGRKFVFVVTPDKTTMVPQFLPASFPGKECSQAAAPNDWHKMTTVGHSLDLRPALAASAARVGHPIYAPNDTHWRDEGGLVLTRTLAETVQPGVTTGWRSTPDGEYDGVADLPLLLGKSGTKSNTQYTLEPDGVTDRAAGFIGNIDTPVHRTSAPLPGTIAEPTLVYGDSFSLASSRYLSAAFTNLTYLAYSTDKTPQAAAVDELVNSRVVVLQAVERNVVGGLVPFTNDGFIAAVKTAMAAHPVG; this comes from the coding sequence GTGGCGTCCAAATCCCCTCAGCTGCCAGCCGTCCACGAGGCGTACCTGCCTCGCGAGCACGCGCTGCACCGTCCGCGGCACGGCAGGCGGCAGCTCACGGCGCTGATCTGCGCGCTGCTGTTCTTCACCACGCCCACGCTGCTGTGGGTGTTCGGGGTGCGCCCGACCGAGATCGAGAACCACAAGCTCGCGGGTTTCCCGAGCATCGGCGACGGGTTCGGCTTCTTCACCGGCCTGCCTACCTGGGCCGTGGACCAGCTGTCCTTCCGCGCGAGCGCCATCAACGCCGCCGACGGGGTCAGTCGCTCGATCTTCGGCGAGGACGCGCCACTCGACCAGGGTTCGTCCTCGGACTCCGGCCCGATCCCCGCGCCGCCACTGCAGCAGCCGGGCGCGCCCAACCAGGGGCCGGCCGCGCCGACCCTGCCCGGCAGCAACCAGGCCGGCTACCGCAAGGTCGTGCAGGGCCTCGACGGCTGGCTGTACTACGGCTACGACGCCGAGTCGAAGTGCACGCCCGCCCAGGACATCGACACCACACTCAAGAAGGTCAACGAGCTGCGCACCGCCGTCGAGGCGTCCGGGCGCAAGTTCGTCTTCGTGGTCACGCCGGACAAGACGACGATGGTGCCCCAGTTCCTGCCCGCCAGCTTCCCGGGCAAGGAGTGCTCGCAGGCCGCCGCGCCGAACGACTGGCACAAGATGACCACCGTCGGCCACTCGCTGGACCTGCGCCCGGCGTTGGCCGCGTCCGCCGCGCGCGTCGGCCACCCGATCTACGCCCCGAACGACACGCACTGGCGCGACGAAGGCGGCCTCGTCCTCACGCGGACCCTCGCCGAGACCGTGCAGCCCGGGGTCACCACGGGCTGGCGGTCCACTCCGGACGGCGAGTACGACGGCGTTGCCGACCTGCCGCTGCTGCTCGGCAAGTCAGGCACCAAGTCGAACACGCAGTACACCCTTGAGCCCGACGGCGTCACCGACCGCGCGGCCGGCTTCATCGGCAATATCGACACTCCGGTGCATCGCACCTCGGCGCCCCTGCCCGGCACGATCGCCGAGCCCACGCTGGTCTACGGCGACTCGTTCAGCCTCGCGTCCTCGCGCTACCTCTCCGCGGCGTTCACGAACCTGACCTACCTCGCCTACTCCACCGACAAGACGCCCCAGGCGGCCGCGGTCGACGAGTTGGTGAACTCGCGGGTGGTCGTGCTGCAGGCCGTGGAACGCAACGTCGTCGGCGGCCTCGTGCCGTTCACGAACGACGGCTTCATCGCGGCGGTGAAGACGGCGATGGCCGCCCACCCGGTGGGCTGA
- the cysS gene encoding cysteine--tRNA ligase yields the protein MALHLFDTATRAPREFVPVRSGTASIYLCGATVQGVPHIGHVRGVLNYDVLRRWLLHSGLDVLLVRNVTDIDDKILTKAAEAGRPWWEWATTHERAFEKAYDDLGCLAPSVNPRATGHITQMITLMQRLIDTGHAYAADGDVYFSVKSFDGYGKLSGQQLDEVQQGETPTRGKRDSRDFTLWKSAKPGEPSWPTPWGDGRPGWHLECSAMSTNYLGPEFDIHGGGVDLVFPHHENERAQSNAVGDPFARYWLHNAWVTMSGEKMSKSLGNTVSIPAMLERYRAPELRYYLVQPHYRSTVEYSDGAVAEAAQGYRRIEAFLRRAATAGEVLAGAVQPDFATAMDDDLATPAAFAVVHNTVRDGNAALDAGDTPKALELAFSVRAMTGVLGIDPLSERWADGGGSETPVREALDELVQGLLAERQEARAAKDFARADAARDRLTQAGIVVEDTPNGPQWTVRNS from the coding sequence GTGGCCCTACACCTGTTCGACACCGCGACCCGTGCCCCTCGGGAGTTCGTTCCCGTCCGCAGCGGAACGGCGTCCATCTACCTGTGTGGCGCCACCGTGCAGGGCGTGCCCCACATCGGGCACGTGCGGGGAGTGCTGAACTACGACGTCCTGCGGCGCTGGCTGCTCCACAGTGGACTCGACGTGCTCCTGGTCCGCAACGTCACCGACATCGACGACAAGATCCTCACCAAGGCCGCCGAAGCGGGCCGGCCGTGGTGGGAGTGGGCGACCACGCACGAGCGCGCGTTCGAGAAGGCTTACGACGACCTTGGCTGCCTCGCGCCGTCGGTCAACCCGCGCGCGACCGGGCACATCACGCAGATGATCACGCTGATGCAGCGCTTGATCGACACCGGGCACGCCTACGCGGCCGACGGTGACGTCTACTTCTCGGTGAAGTCGTTCGACGGCTACGGCAAGCTCTCGGGCCAGCAGCTCGACGAGGTGCAGCAGGGCGAGACGCCGACGCGCGGCAAGCGCGACTCGCGTGACTTCACGCTGTGGAAGAGCGCGAAGCCGGGCGAGCCGTCGTGGCCGACGCCGTGGGGCGACGGGCGGCCGGGCTGGCACCTGGAGTGCTCGGCGATGTCGACCAACTACCTCGGCCCCGAGTTCGACATCCACGGCGGCGGCGTCGACCTGGTCTTCCCGCACCACGAGAACGAACGCGCGCAGTCGAACGCCGTCGGCGACCCGTTCGCGCGGTACTGGCTGCACAACGCGTGGGTGACGATGTCCGGCGAGAAGATGTCGAAGTCGCTGGGCAACACCGTGTCGATCCCGGCGATGCTGGAGCGCTACCGCGCGCCCGAGCTGCGCTACTACCTCGTGCAGCCGCACTACCGCTCCACCGTGGAGTACTCCGACGGCGCGGTCGCGGAGGCGGCGCAGGGTTACCGGCGCATCGAGGCGTTCCTGCGGCGCGCGGCGACCGCCGGCGAGGTGCTCGCGGGCGCCGTGCAGCCGGACTTCGCCACCGCGATGGACGACGACCTGGCCACGCCGGCCGCGTTCGCCGTGGTGCACAACACGGTTCGTGACGGTAATGCCGCGCTCGACGCGGGCGATACTCCCAAGGCTCTCGAACTCGCTTTCTCGGTGCGTGCGATGACGGGGGTGCTCGGCATCGACCCGCTGTCGGAGCGCTGGGCCGACGGCGGCGGCAGCGAGACCCCCGTCCGCGAAGCACTCGACGAGCTCGTACAAGGCTTACTGGCCGAACGCCAGGAGGCGCGCGCCGCGAAGGACTTCGCGCGCGCGGACGCCGCCCGTGACCGCCTCACGCAGGCGGGCATCGTGGTTGAGGACACCCCGAACGGTCCGCAGTGGACGGTCAGGAACTCCTGA
- a CDS encoding DUF445 domain-containing protein encodes MDAVLDDLARHWPVYATMPFIAALIGYVTKRVAIEMMFRPLEFVGIKPFLGWQGVVPKHGGRMAAIATELLTTNLLDLKEIFEKIDPVIVTRELEQPLLRAVDAIARDVLEEHHPRLWEVLPTLAQELLIKQVQANAPRLVREFLEDVRDNLDEVLDVRHMTVESLTRDKALLVRLIRETSRPEMAFIARAGIFFGFGLGVVQAIVWALTREPLVLPIFGGCIGLFTDWLAIKMIFLPREPVRVGRVILQGKFQRRRAEVARQYGELIANEVLTTANLLEALLRGPKSDRLVAMVERAVGHAVDEQASLAKPVLTLAVGGRRLQEMKHEAARRALAELPQTVRYAEGYLTQAMDVAKVIEQRMLALTPVEFEGLLRPAFRQDEWKLIAVGGVIGFIVGELQVLLMLG; translated from the coding sequence TTGGACGCAGTCCTCGACGACCTCGCGCGGCACTGGCCGGTCTACGCCACGATGCCGTTCATCGCCGCGCTCATCGGCTACGTCACCAAGCGCGTGGCGATCGAGATGATGTTCCGCCCGCTGGAGTTCGTCGGGATCAAGCCGTTCCTCGGCTGGCAGGGCGTGGTGCCCAAGCACGGCGGCCGGATGGCGGCCATCGCGACCGAGCTGCTGACCACGAACCTGCTCGATCTCAAGGAGATCTTCGAGAAGATCGACCCGGTCATCGTCACGCGCGAGCTGGAGCAGCCGCTGCTGCGGGCCGTCGACGCGATCGCGCGCGACGTGCTGGAGGAGCACCACCCGCGTCTGTGGGAAGTGCTGCCGACGCTCGCGCAGGAGCTGCTGATCAAGCAGGTCCAGGCCAACGCGCCGCGGCTCGTGCGCGAGTTCCTGGAGGACGTGCGCGACAACCTCGACGAAGTGCTCGACGTGCGGCACATGACCGTGGAAAGCCTCACCCGCGACAAGGCCCTGCTCGTGCGGCTGATCCGCGAGACCTCGCGGCCGGAGATGGCGTTCATCGCCCGGGCCGGCATCTTCTTCGGGTTCGGCCTCGGCGTCGTGCAGGCGATCGTGTGGGCGTTGACCCGCGAGCCACTCGTGCTGCCGATCTTCGGCGGCTGCATCGGCCTGTTCACCGACTGGCTCGCGATCAAGATGATCTTCCTGCCCCGCGAGCCCGTACGCGTGGGCCGCGTGATCCTGCAGGGCAAGTTCCAGCGCCGCCGCGCGGAGGTCGCCCGGCAGTACGGCGAGCTGATCGCCAACGAGGTCCTGACCACGGCGAACCTGCTCGAAGCCCTGCTGCGCGGCCCGAAGTCCGACCGGCTCGTGGCGATGGTCGAACGCGCGGTGGGCCACGCCGTCGACGAGCAGGCCAGCCTCGCGAAGCCCGTGCTCACCCTGGCCGTCGGCGGGCGCCGGCTGCAGGAGATGAAGCACGAGGCCGCGCGGCGGGCGCTGGCGGAGCTGCCGCAGACCGTCCGCTACGCCGAGGGCTACCTCACGCAGGCCATGGATGTCGCCAAGGTCATCGAGCAGCGCATGCTCGCGCTGACGCCCGTCGAGTTCGAAGGACTACTGCGCCCGGCGTTCCGCCAGGACGAGTGGAAGCTGATCGCCGTGGGTGGCGTGATCGGGTTCATCGTCGGTGAGCTGCAGGTCCTGCTCATGCTCGGCTGA
- a CDS encoding metal ABC transporter ATP-binding protein — protein sequence MSAALSTVRPAVRVRGAGLAFGSRTLWSGLDLDVEQGEFLAILGPNGSGKSSLLKALLGMQSLSAGSVEIAGGRPGGANRKVGYIPQQRAIDDGLTLRGVDLVGLGLDGHRWGTGVFGLRDRRRRVAEAIEAVGGTAYAKQPIGRLSGGEQQRLRVAQSLVGDPSVLLCDEPLLSLDLAHQRAVSELIDRRRRTADTAVLFVTHEINPVLQFVDRVLYLVNGSFRVGKPDEVMNSETLSELYGTRVEVLRVGGQIHIAGSQSSLCEDQPHHHEQEAVG from the coding sequence ATGTCCGCCGCGCTCTCGACGGTTCGCCCCGCGGTTCGCGTCCGCGGGGCGGGCCTGGCGTTCGGCAGCCGCACCCTCTGGTCCGGCCTCGACCTCGATGTCGAGCAGGGCGAGTTCCTCGCGATCCTCGGCCCCAACGGGTCCGGCAAGAGCAGCCTGCTCAAGGCGTTGCTCGGCATGCAGAGCCTCTCGGCCGGCAGCGTCGAGATCGCCGGCGGCCGCCCGGGTGGCGCCAACCGCAAGGTCGGCTACATCCCGCAGCAGCGCGCGATCGACGACGGCCTGACCCTGCGTGGCGTCGACCTCGTGGGCCTCGGCCTCGACGGGCACCGCTGGGGGACCGGCGTGTTCGGCCTGCGCGACCGCCGGCGTCGCGTCGCGGAGGCGATCGAGGCGGTCGGTGGCACGGCGTACGCGAAGCAGCCGATCGGGCGGCTTTCCGGCGGTGAACAGCAACGCCTCCGGGTGGCGCAGTCGCTGGTCGGTGACCCGTCCGTGTTGCTGTGCGACGAACCGCTCCTTTCGCTCGACCTCGCGCACCAGCGCGCCGTGAGTGAACTCATCGACCGGCGCCGGCGCACGGCGGACACGGCCGTGCTGTTCGTGACGCACGAGATCAACCCGGTGCTGCAGTTCGTCGACCGCGTGTTGTACCTGGTCAACGGCTCGTTCCGCGTCGGCAAGCCCGACGAGGTGATGAACTCCGAGACGTTGTCCGAGCTGTACGGCACGCGCGTCGAGGTGCTGCGCGTCGGCGGGCAGATCCACATCGCGGGTTCGCAGAGCTCCCTGTGCGAAGACCAACCGCACCACCACGAGCAGGAAGCAGTGGGCTGA
- a CDS encoding TFIIB-type zinc ribbon-containing protein — MTADQLRFRDQRLTAWHFSAGEVLVRCPRCGECARVVVVPGAGAELREPRRLACGQCGYVRGQTGQTRYGPAPSGTVCDPYLQEPLWLQGDCGGNVLWAYNEAHLDYLEAFVVARLREKVVVGEGEWRRRMTMVAKLPAWLKAAKNRERVLRGIERMQATLQP, encoded by the coding sequence GTGACAGCCGATCAGCTGCGGTTCCGCGACCAGCGGCTGACCGCGTGGCACTTTTCCGCCGGTGAGGTGCTGGTGCGGTGTCCGCGGTGCGGCGAGTGCGCGAGGGTTGTTGTCGTACCCGGGGCGGGTGCGGAGCTGCGCGAGCCCCGGCGGCTGGCGTGTGGGCAGTGCGGTTATGTGCGGGGCCAGACGGGTCAGACGCGATACGGGCCGGCGCCATCGGGGACTGTGTGCGATCCGTATCTACAGGAACCGCTGTGGTTGCAGGGCGATTGCGGTGGGAATGTGCTGTGGGCGTACAACGAAGCGCACCTTGATTACCTCGAGGCCTTTGTCGTTGCGAGGCTTCGGGAGAAGGTGGTTGTCGGCGAGGGTGAGTGGCGGCGGAGGATGACGATGGTCGCCAAGTTGCCCGCGTGGTTGAAAGCGGCCAAGAATCGCGAAAGGGTGCTGCGCGGCATTGAACGGATGCAGGCGACGCTTCAGCCCTGA
- a CDS encoding DUF445 domain-containing protein, whose protein sequence is MPFIAALIGYVTKRVAIEMMFRPVEFAGIRPFLGWQGVLPANAERMATTATEMLTTNLVDPKEIFARLDPAQVAKEIEEPLLKVVEDVTREVMETYQPRLWEVLPTAAQQLLLKRVQAEAPRAITKIMREIAANIEDVLDLKHMVVANLVRDKALLNRLIRDISKPEMQFIARSGIVFGFILGCVQLLVWTFTKSPIVLPLFGLGIGWFTDWLALKMIFLPREPRRFFGLYTWQGVFQKRRDQVAADYGDMIAREIITVPNLLEAVLRGPKSDRLFTMITREVQKTIDAQASVVKPFVAIAVGTKRFQEMKQTAAAIAAQRVPETIRHAEDYAVNALDVRNTIVDRMRKLTPLEFEQLLRPAFRQDEWKLIAVGAVIGGLVGELQALVLLH, encoded by the coding sequence ATGCCGTTCATCGCCGCGCTGATCGGCTACGTCACCAAGCGCGTGGCCATCGAGATGATGTTCCGCCCCGTCGAGTTCGCCGGGATCAGACCGTTCCTCGGGTGGCAGGGCGTGCTGCCCGCGAACGCCGAACGCATGGCGACGACCGCGACGGAAATGCTCACCACGAACCTCGTCGACCCGAAGGAGATTTTCGCCCGGCTCGACCCCGCGCAGGTCGCCAAGGAAATCGAAGAACCGCTGCTCAAAGTCGTCGAAGACGTCACGCGCGAGGTGATGGAGACCTACCAGCCGCGGCTGTGGGAGGTGCTGCCCACCGCCGCGCAGCAGTTGCTGCTCAAGCGCGTGCAGGCCGAAGCGCCGCGCGCGATCACGAAGATCATGCGCGAAATCGCCGCCAACATCGAAGACGTGCTCGACCTCAAGCACATGGTCGTGGCCAACCTCGTCCGCGACAAGGCGCTCCTCAACCGCCTGATCCGCGACATCTCGAAACCCGAAATGCAGTTCATCGCACGCTCCGGAATCGTGTTCGGCTTCATTCTCGGCTGCGTTCAGCTGCTCGTGTGGACGTTCACGAAATCGCCGATCGTGCTGCCGCTGTTCGGCCTCGGCATCGGCTGGTTCACCGACTGGCTCGCGTTGAAAATGATCTTCCTGCCCCGCGAGCCGAGACGGTTCTTCGGCCTCTACACCTGGCAAGGCGTGTTCCAGAAACGCCGCGACCAGGTCGCCGCCGACTACGGCGACATGATCGCCCGCGAGATCATCACCGTGCCCAACCTGCTGGAAGCCGTGCTGCGCGGCCCGAAGTCCGATCGCCTGTTCACCATGATCACGCGCGAGGTGCAGAAGACGATCGACGCGCAGGCGAGCGTGGTGAAACCGTTCGTCGCGATCGCTGTCGGCACGAAGCGCTTTCAGGAAATGAAGCAGACGGCCGCCGCGATCGCCGCGCAACGCGTGCCCGAGACGATCCGCCACGCCGAGGACTACGCCGTGAACGCGCTCGACGTGCGCAACACGATCGTCGACCGGATGCGCAAGCTCACGCCGCTGGAATTCGAACAACTGCTGCGCCCGGCGTTCCGGCAGGACGAATGGAAGCTGATCGCCGTCGGCGCGGTCATCGGCGGGCTGGTCGGCGAGCTCCAGGCGCTGGTCCTGCTGCACTGA
- a CDS encoding metal ABC transporter permease — MDGMFDFAKTWELITELDGVQTALIAAAVLGLLAGVLGPLIVMRRMSFAVHGTSELAFTGAAGALLIGVGVEYGALLGAVAAALLLGILGTRDADRDSVIGVILSFGLGMGVLLLSFYKGRSANKFGILTGQIITVDSTNLTSLVISAVAVLAVLACVYRPLLFASVDRNVAVARGVPVKTLTVVFALLVGVATALSVQIVGSLLVVALMVTPAAAAARVTASPLRATVLSVIFAEVSALGGIVLSLAPGKPVSAFVTAISFLIYLVCRVISWARERRSGVRANTPPVPQPVPVG, encoded by the coding sequence TTGGACGGCATGTTCGACTTCGCCAAGACGTGGGAGCTGATCACCGAGCTGGACGGCGTGCAGACGGCGCTCATCGCGGCCGCCGTGCTCGGGCTTCTCGCCGGCGTCCTCGGCCCGCTGATCGTGATGCGCCGCATGTCCTTCGCGGTGCACGGCACATCCGAGCTGGCCTTCACCGGCGCGGCGGGCGCGCTGCTGATCGGCGTCGGCGTCGAGTACGGCGCGCTGCTCGGCGCCGTGGCCGCCGCGTTGCTGCTGGGCATCCTCGGCACCCGCGACGCCGACCGCGACTCCGTGATCGGCGTGATCCTGTCGTTCGGCCTCGGCATGGGCGTGCTGCTGTTGTCGTTCTACAAGGGACGGTCGGCCAACAAGTTCGGCATTCTCACCGGCCAGATCATCACCGTGGACTCGACGAACCTGACGTCTCTGGTGATCTCGGCCGTCGCCGTGCTGGCCGTGCTGGCGTGCGTCTACCGGCCGCTGCTGTTCGCCAGCGTGGACCGCAACGTCGCCGTCGCACGCGGCGTGCCCGTGAAGACGCTGACCGTGGTGTTCGCGTTGCTGGTGGGCGTGGCCACGGCGTTGAGCGTGCAGATCGTCGGCTCGCTGCTGGTGGTGGCGCTGATGGTGACCCCCGCCGCGGCCGCCGCCCGCGTGACAGCCAGCCCACTGCGCGCGACGGTGCTGTCGGTGATCTTCGCGGAGGTGTCCGCACTCGGCGGGATCGTGCTGTCGCTCGCCCCGGGCAAACCGGTGAGCGCCTTCGTCACGGCGATCTCGTTCTTGATCTACCTGGTGTGCCGCGTGATCTCGTGGGCGCGGGAACGGCGCAGCGGCGTGCGTGCGAACACGCCGCCGGTGCCGCAGCCCGTACCTGTCGGCTGA
- the rlmB gene encoding 23S rRNA (guanosine(2251)-2'-O)-methyltransferase RlmB, whose product MAGNSRRQGAVRKTGTKKGQVVGSGGQRRKALEGKGPTPKAEDRPGHKAYRSANAAKTREQARQKKADRPELIAGRNPVVEALRADVPGTALYVAVNIEIDDRVNEAVRLAADKGISILEIPREELDRKTNRAMHQGLGLQVPPFEYAHPNDLMEAARDSGNTPLFVALDGVTDPRNLGAVIRSAAAFGAHGVLLPERRSAGMTAVAWRTSAGTAAKLPIAVATNLTRQLKAWASDGLMIVGLDADGTVDIDALELAADPLVIVLGSEGRGLSRLVRETCDATVSIPMAAGVESLNASVAAGVLLAEVARRRRAAGRLG is encoded by the coding sequence ATGGCAGGCAACTCACGGCGTCAGGGCGCCGTCCGCAAGACCGGCACCAAGAAGGGCCAGGTCGTCGGCTCCGGCGGGCAGCGGCGCAAGGCGCTCGAGGGCAAGGGCCCCACGCCGAAGGCCGAGGACCGGCCCGGGCACAAGGCGTACCGCTCCGCCAACGCCGCGAAGACGCGGGAGCAGGCGCGGCAGAAGAAGGCCGACCGCCCGGAGCTCATCGCCGGCCGCAACCCGGTCGTCGAGGCCCTGCGCGCCGACGTCCCGGGCACCGCGCTGTACGTGGCGGTGAACATCGAGATCGACGACCGCGTGAACGAGGCCGTCCGGCTGGCGGCCGACAAGGGCATCTCCATCCTGGAGATCCCGCGCGAGGAGCTCGACCGCAAGACCAACCGCGCCATGCACCAGGGCCTGGGCCTGCAGGTGCCACCGTTCGAGTACGCCCACCCGAACGACCTCATGGAAGCCGCACGCGACTCCGGCAACACCCCGCTGTTCGTCGCACTCGACGGCGTCACCGACCCGCGCAACCTCGGCGCGGTGATCCGGTCGGCCGCCGCGTTCGGGGCCCACGGCGTGCTCCTGCCCGAGCGCCGCAGCGCCGGCATGACGGCCGTCGCGTGGCGCACGAGCGCCGGCACAGCCGCGAAGCTCCCGATCGCCGTCGCGACGAACCTCACGCGCCAACTGAAGGCCTGGGCATCGGACGGCCTCATGATCGTGGGCCTCGACGCCGATGGCACCGTCGACATCGACGCCCTCGAACTCGCAGCCGACCCGCTGGTCATCGTCCTGGGCTCCGAGGGCCGCGGCCTGTCACGACTGGTCCGCGAAACCTGCGACGCCACGGTCTCCATCCCGATGGCGGCGGGCGTCGAGTCCCTGAACGCCTCGGTGGCCGCCGGCGTGCTGCTGGCCGAGGTCGCCCGCCGCCGCCGCGCGGCGGGCCGGCTGGGCTGA
- a CDS encoding class II aldolase/adducin family protein produces the protein MSLSTSAGFRRPSPLILEVERAAICSHARRLAPDGLAVATSGNLSIRDGALVAVTPTGVRYSTLKPSDIPIVGLDGEPVDGSLRPTSELPMHLAVYNHATDPDGSPVNAVVHTHSAHATAVSTLVDELPPIHYLVATIGPSVRVAPYATYGTAALATHILTALESRRGCLLANHGTVTYGATLGAAYDRARQLEWLCQVWLLARSGGTPALLPQDEIEQVVEKLRGYGQG, from the coding sequence ATGTCGCTGTCCACCAGCGCCGGGTTCCGGAGGCCTAGTCCCTTGATCCTCGAAGTCGAACGCGCAGCCATCTGCTCCCACGCCCGCCGCCTGGCTCCGGACGGCCTGGCCGTCGCCACCTCCGGCAACCTCTCCATCCGCGACGGCGCCCTCGTCGCCGTCACCCCCACCGGCGTCCGCTACTCGACCTTGAAGCCCTCGGACATCCCGATCGTCGGCCTCGACGGCGAACCCGTCGACGGCAGCCTCCGGCCCACCAGCGAACTCCCCATGCACCTGGCCGTCTACAACCACGCCACCGACCCCGACGGCTCCCCGGTGAACGCGGTCGTCCACACGCACTCCGCCCACGCCACGGCGGTGTCCACGCTGGTCGACGAGCTCCCGCCCATCCACTACCTGGTGGCGACCATCGGCCCGTCGGTCCGCGTGGCCCCCTACGCGACGTACGGCACTGCTGCCTTGGCCACCCACATCCTCACTGCGCTGGAGTCTCGCCGGGGGTGTCTGCTCGCCAACCACGGCACTGTCACCTATGGGGCCACGTTGGGTGCGGCTTACGACCGGGCTCGTCAGCTTGAGTGGCTGTGTCAGGTGTGGCTGTTGGCTCGGTCGGGTGGTACGCCGGCATTGTTGCCGCAGGATGAGATTGAGCAGGTGGTGGAAAAACTGCGTGGTTACGGTCAGGGCTGA
- a CDS encoding MBOAT family O-acyltransferase, which produces MSFVSPLFLWYFMPAVLVAVLVCPRSWRNGIVAVASQLFYTIGAGPYLFLLLGCMAVNFLAGPALEPSPWDVRGTRRKRILIGLVTLDVLVLVIWKYAGFATQQIAAVAHWFGGDVGVANIVVPIGISFYTFHHISYVVDIYRGERRALRNPVSFAAYIAMFPQLIAGPIVRYREIADQLPQQRSHRLDDIAAGFPRFALGLCKKSIVADSLSPMVEACFSTPPDQMTFATAWLGAIGYTLQLFFDFSGYSDMAIGLGRMLGFRLPENFARPYSSVTITEFWRRWHMSLSRWFRDYVYIPLGGNRSGAGKTYRNLCIVFVLTGFWHGAQWTFLVWGCYHGALLVIERRFNLGDTPAGRAARIGRRVLTLVLVVFGWVFFRSTDLPHALSMIGHMLLPDFGGLGDVVSSALTNQRLVILLLALAVFVLPAHPVTGPLLESSRTRPATALRVGVMTAGLVYAAILVATGTFSPFLYYQF; this is translated from the coding sequence ATGTCGTTCGTTTCGCCGCTGTTCTTGTGGTACTTCATGCCTGCGGTGCTGGTCGCCGTACTGGTGTGCCCCCGCAGCTGGCGCAACGGCATCGTCGCGGTGGCGAGCCAGCTGTTCTACACGATCGGCGCCGGGCCGTACCTGTTCCTGCTGCTCGGCTGCATGGCCGTCAACTTCCTCGCCGGCCCGGCGCTCGAGCCCAGCCCCTGGGACGTCCGCGGCACGCGGCGCAAGCGGATCCTCATCGGCCTCGTCACGCTCGACGTGCTGGTGCTCGTCATCTGGAAGTACGCGGGCTTCGCGACGCAGCAGATCGCGGCCGTCGCGCACTGGTTCGGCGGGGACGTCGGGGTCGCGAACATCGTGGTGCCGATCGGCATCTCGTTCTACACGTTCCACCACATTTCGTACGTCGTGGACATCTATCGCGGCGAACGTCGCGCGCTTCGCAACCCCGTGTCGTTCGCGGCGTACATCGCGATGTTCCCGCAGCTCATCGCCGGTCCCATCGTGCGTTACCGCGAGATCGCGGACCAGCTGCCGCAGCAGCGTTCCCACCGCCTCGACGACATCGCCGCCGGCTTCCCACGGTTCGCACTGGGGCTGTGCAAGAAGTCCATCGTCGCCGACTCGCTCAGTCCGATGGTCGAAGCGTGCTTCTCCACGCCCCCCGACCAGATGACCTTCGCGACGGCCTGGCTCGGCGCCATCGGCTACACGCTGCAGCTGTTCTTCGACTTCTCGGGCTACTCGGACATGGCCATCGGCCTCGGCCGCATGCTGGGCTTCCGCCTCCCGGAGAACTTCGCGCGGCCGTACTCGTCGGTCACCATCACGGAGTTCTGGCGCCGCTGGCACATGTCCCTGTCTCGCTGGTTCCGCGACTACGTCTACATCCCCCTCGGCGGCAACCGCTCGGGCGCCGGCAAGACCTACCGCAACCTCTGCATCGTCTTCGTCCTCACGGGCTTCTGGCACGGCGCCCAATGGACCTTCCTGGTCTGGGGCTGCTACCACGGCGCCCTCCTGGTCATCGAACGCCGCTTCAACCTCGGCGACACCCCGGCCGGCCGCGCCGCCCGCATCGGCCGCCGGGTGCTGACCCTGGTCCTCGTGGTGTTCGGCTGGGTGTTCTTCCGCTCCACCGACCTGCCGCACGCGTTGAGCATGATCGGCCACATGCTCCTGCCGGACTTCGGCGGGCTGGGCGATGTGGTATCGAGCGCGTTGACGAACCAGCGGCTGGTGATTTTGCTCCTGGCTTTGGCCGTGTTCGTGCTCCCGGCGCACCCGGTCACGGGACCGTTGCTGGAGTCATCGAGGACGCGTCCGGCGACGGCTTTGCGAGTGGGCGTGATGACGGCGGGGCTGGTGTATGCCGCGATTCTGGTGGCTACGGGGACGTTCAGTCCGTTTTTGTACTACCAGTTCTAG